The Daucus carota subsp. sativus chromosome 9, DH1 v3.0, whole genome shotgun sequence genome window below encodes:
- the LOC108202641 gene encoding ABC transporter F family member 3 translates to MTEVASSVVHEVLGRRLLEVDQPIVDYIVNVLADEDFDFGDQGEGAFDALGELLVDSGCVYDHIECRSVCTKLCDKFQRHGLVKAAPAVRSLAAPMRMYDGMDEEQAPKKKPEVLDGPLLSERDKLKLERRKRKDERQREMQYQIHLAEMEAAKAGMPVVSVNHDNTVEGPVVRDIRMENFNVSVGGRDLIVDGTVTLSFGRHYGLVGRNGTGKTTFLRYMAMHAIDGIPKNCQILHVEQEVVGDDTSALQCVLNADVERTQLLEEEANLLTLQRELELNGPTGSNKGDSNVEIENNNIAQKLERIYKRLEFIDAYSAESRAASILAGLSFTSDMQKRATRTFSGGWRMRIALARALFIEPDLLLLDEPTNHLDLHAVLWLETYLVKWPKTFIVVSHAREFLNTVVTDILYLQGQKMTAYKGDYDTFERTRAEHMKNQQKAFESNERSREHMQAFIDKFRYNAKRASLVQSRIKALDRLGHVDEVVNDPDYKFEFPTPDDRPGAPIISFSDASFGYPGGPILFKNLNFGIDLDSRVAMVGPNGIGKSTILKLISGDLQPSSGTVFRSAKVRIAVFSQHHVDGLDLSSNPLLYLMRSFPGVPEQKLRGHLGSFGVTGNLALQPMYTLSGGQKSRVAFAKITFKKPHIILLDEPSNHLDLDAVEALIQGLVLFQGGVLMVSHDEHLISGSVDQLWAVSEGRVTPFDGTFQDYKKLLQS, encoded by the exons ATGACGGAAGTGGCGAGCTCAGTGGTGCACGAAGTTCTAGGTCGACGGCTGCTGGAAGTTGACCAGCCAATTGTGGATTACATTGTTAATGTTCTCGCCGACGAAGATTTTGATTTCGGCGATCAAGGCGAAGGTGCTTTCGATGCTTTGGGCGAGCTTCTTGTTGATTCGGGATGCGTTTATGATCACATCGAATGCCGTTCT GTTTGCACTAAACTTTGCGACAAATTCCAAAGGCATGGATTGGTTAAAGCTGCCCCTGCAGTGAGAAGCCTTGCTGCGCCAATGAGAATGTATGATGGGATGGATGAGGAGCAGGCACCAAAGAAGAAGCCTGAGGTGTTAGATGGTCCTCTACTATCAGAGCGTGACAAATTAAAGCTCGAAAGGAGGAAGAGAAAAGACGAACGACAAAGAGAG ATGCAATACCAAATTCATTTAGCTGAAATGGAAGCAGCCAAAGCTGGAATGCCTGTTGTATCCGTCAATCACGACAATACTGTTGAGGGACCAGTTGTCAGGGATATCCGTATGGAAAACTTTAATGTATCTGTTGGTGGTCGTGATCTCATAGTTGACGGCACTGTCACACTCTCATTTGGGCGACATTATG GTCTTGTTGGAAGAAATGGTACAGGAAAAACAACATTCCTCAGGTACATGGCTATGCATGCCATTGATGGTATTCCAAAGAACTGTCAAATATTACATGTAGAGCAAGAAGTTGTTGGTGATGATACATCAGCTTTGCAATGTGTCCTTAATGCTGATGTTGAGAGGACCCAACTTCTAGAAGAAGAAGCTAATTTACTCACATTACAG AGAGAACTGGAGCTAAATGGACCTACGGGAAGTAACAAAGGGGACTCCAATGTGGAAATAGAGAACAATAACATTGCACAAAAGCTTGAACGGATATACAAGAGGCTTGAGTTTATTGATGCGTATTCTGCTGAGTCACGGGCAGCTTCCATTCTTGCG GGTCTTAGTTTCACTTCAGATATGCAGAAGAGGGCCACCCGAACTTTTTCTGGAGGATGGAGAATGCGAATAGCTCTTGCTCGTGCTCTGTTTATTGAGCCTGATCTCTTATTACTTGATGAACCTAcg AATCATCTTGATCTTCACGCAGTTTTGTGGCTGGAGACGTACCTTGTGAAATGGCCAAAAACTTTTATTGTCGTTTCTCATGCGAGAGAATTCCTAAATACG GTGGTCACAGATATCCTCTATCTGCAAGGGCAGAAAATGACTGCCTATAAAGGAGATTATGATACATTTGAGAGGACTAGAGCAGAGCATATGAAGAATCAACAGAAAGCATTTGAGTCAAATGAACGTTCTAGGGAACATATGCAG GCATTTATTGACAAGTTCCGCTATAATGCAAAGCGTGCATCTCTGGTTCAGTCAAGAATTAAG GCTCTGGATCGCTTAGGTCATGTggatgaagttgttaatgaccCTGA CTACAAGTTTGAATTTCCTACTCCTGATGATAGACCAGGAGCACCTATAATAAGTTTCAG TGATGCTTCCTTTGGTTATCCCGGGGGTCCGATACTTTTTAAGAATTTGAATTTCGGAATAGATCTTGATAGTCGTGTAGCAA TGGTAGGTCCAAATGGGATCGGTAAGTCAACCATACTTAAGCTTATCTCAGGGGATCTTCAACCAAGCTCTGGGACAGTTTTTCGATCAGCCAAG GTTCGCATTGCTGTATTTAGTCAACATCATGTTGATGGGCTTGATTTGTCCTCAAATCCCCTTCTTTATCTGATGCGTAGCTTCCCG GGAGTACCTGAACAAAAGCTTCGAGGTCATTTGGGTTCCTTTGGAGTAACTGGAAATCTTGCCCTTCAGCCTATGTATACCTTATCAG GTGGTCAGAAGAGCAGGGTTGCATTTGCTAAGATAACCTTCAAAAAACCTCATATTATATTGCTTGATGAACCGTCAAATCATCTT GATTTGGATGCCGTTGAAGCATTGATCCAGGGTCTTGTTCTGTTCCAAGGGGGAGTTCTGATG GTAAGTCACGATGAACATCTGATTTCTGGAAGCGTTGATCAGCTGTGGGCTGTATCTGAAGGAAGGGTGACCCCTTTTGACGGGACATTCCAGGATTATAAGAAATTGCTCCAGTCTT